A region from the Musa acuminata AAA Group cultivar baxijiao chromosome BXJ1-10, Cavendish_Baxijiao_AAA, whole genome shotgun sequence genome encodes:
- the LOC135594803 gene encoding uridylate kinase PUMPKIN, chloroplastic-like, with protein sequence MEPIVGSSSSSLKAAPDNDKSITVGGPATVMTQIRSYPVATSGPVSINNNSEVIALIAKEIAIANHSGLEVAVVIGGQNIFCGDTRIAATGIDRATTDQMGIMASLMNAIMHQASLEKLGVETIDPCDLATVHADVVLKGTTVDSIYNCHSRNSNGSAFEHISFRELVSRGFTAMDMTALNICEENSIPVVIFNLSEPGNVSKALNGDQIVILIDPSGRII encoded by the exons ATGGAGCCGATTGTTGGATCCTCCTCGTCTTCGCTGAAGGCTGCCCCAGACAATGACAAATCCATCACCGTTGGTGGCCCTGCTACAGTCATGACACAGATCAGAAG TTATCCTGTTGCTACATCTGGCCCTGTTAGCATAAATAATAACTCAGAG GTAATTGCACTTATTGCTAAGGAAATTGCAATTGCAAACCATTCTGGTCTTGAG GTGGCTGTTGTTATTGGAGGTCAAAATATATTTTGTGGTGACACTCGGATAGCTGCGACTGGAATTGATAGGGCTACAACTGATCAAATGGG TATTATGGCATCATTGATGAATGCCATAATGCACCAAGCATCATTAGAGAAGCTTGGTGTTGAG ACCATTGATCCATGTGACCTTGCAACAGTTCATGCAGATGTTGTTCTTAAAGGTACTACTGTAGATTCTATTTACAATTGCCACTCGAGAAACAGCAACGGtagtgcattcgagcacatttcatTTAGGGAATTGGTTTCTAGAGGCTTTACCGCAATGGACATGACAGCACTAAATATTTGTGAGGAGAACAGCATACCTG TTGTTATTTTCAACTTATCAGAGCCAGGCAATGTTTCAAAGGCACTCAATGGAGACCAGATTGTTATTCTTATCGACCCGTCAGGGAGGATTATCTAA
- the LOC135583604 gene encoding BTB/POZ domain-containing protein At3g44820-like isoform X2, whose translation MVHSIAEYLEMTEQLDENNLLPEAERFFHKFVLHSWKDCIVALQSSEGSLPHAESFPIVTKCINALSRMVCTDLSLFGWPMMMYGSLQSPGGSILWNGINTGAKIRSSQSDWWFEDISCLGVPMFRRLMEAMYERGVRPVIVAGALMYYTGRYLRGLDRWMKKQGSRDLAFLTVTPAVVDHKVLLENIVSLLPQKKGKAYCRFLLGLLRFAIILNLCQQSKETLERTIGMQLELATLDGLLIPNFSKSDNLYDTDCVERIIHHFLHSQESGIATFSPSSSVSASPLSSSLNRVIKLIDSYITEVAPDVHLGTEKMLSLLVALPKSCRSQNDGLYRALDVYLKAHPWLVETEKMQLCSVIDYGKLSVDTCAHASQNERLPHRIILQVLYFEQLQLRLSLSHYLDALDIDSTAAANNVVGHILQRDGWISLIHENQALKVDMESLMSRVRNLEQEFVIIKQKIGRVNRHQ comes from the exons ATGGTGCATAGTATAGCTGAATATCTTGAGATGACAGAGCAACTTGATGAGAATAACCTACTTCCTGAAGCAGAAAGATTCTTTCATAAATTTGTTCTTCACAGCTGGAAAGACTGCATTGTGGCTCTGCAAAGCTCTGAGGGTTCGCTTCCAcatgctgagtccttccctattgttACCAAGTGCATTAATGCTCTTTCCAGGATGGTTTGTACTGATCTTAGTTTGTTTGGGTGGCCTATGATGATGTATGGAAGCTTGCAAAGCCCTGGTGGTAGTATTTTATGGAATGGAATAAATACAGGTGCTAAAATTAGAAGTTCACAATCTGATTGGTGGTTTGAAGATATCTCATGCCTGGGAGTGCCAATGTTCAGGAGACTAATGGAAGCAATGTATGAGAGAGGTGTACGACCAGTAATTGTAGCTGGTGCTTTAATGTATTATACCGGAAGGTATTTACGTGGTCTTGATCGGTGGATGAAAAAGCAAGGATCCAGAGATCTTGCATTTCTTACTGTGACACCAGCTGTAGTTGATCACAAAGTGTTACTGGAAAACATTGTTAGTCTGCTTCCCCAAAAGAAGGGAAAGGCTTATTGCCGCTTCTTGTTAGGACTTCTAAGGTTTGCTATTATACTGAATCTTTGCCAGCAATCTAAGGAGACTCTAGAGAGAACTATAGGCATGCAACTTGAACTGGCAACACTTGATGGTCTTTTAATTCCAAACTTCTCAAAATCTGACAATCTATATGACACCGATTGTGTTGAACGGATTATTCACCATTTCTTGCATTCACAGGAGTCAGGTATTGCAACATTTTCACCTTCCTCATCTGTTTCTGCATCTCCATTGTCTAGTTCTTTAAACAGAGTCATAAAGTTAATAGACAGTTACATCACTGAGGTTGCTCCTGATGTCCATTTGGGAACTGAAAAGATGCTTAGTCTTCTAGTAGCTCTTCCAAAATCTTGTAGAAGCCAGAACGACGGACTGTATAGGGCATTGGATGTGTATTTAAAG GCACACCCTTGGCTTGTGGAGACTGAGAAAATGCAACTTTGCAGCGTTATAGATTATGGAAAACTCTCTGTTGATACATGTGCACATGCATCACAGAATGAACGCTTGCCCCATAGAATCATTCTCCAGGTTCTATATTTCGAACAGTTGCAGCTGAGATTGTCCCTTTCTCATTACCTTGATGCTTTAGACATCGACAGCACGGCTGCTGCAAATAATGTGGTTGGACATATCCTACAGAGAGATGGATGGATTTCACTAATTCATGAAAACCAGGCCCTCAAAGTTGACATGGAAAGCCTTATGTCAAGAGTTAGAAATTTGGAACAGGAATTTGTTATCATAAAACAAAAAATTGGTAGGGTGAATAGACACCAATGA
- the LOC135583604 gene encoding BTB/POZ domain-containing protein At3g44820-like isoform X1 has translation MSCTDDRACRFYRRGSDWFSKTGIPSDIVIEVEGQMFHLHKFPLLSKCGKIAHISEVSQNVKEGTHHILSGCPGGADAFLLVAKFCYGFKVELSPKNIIMVHSIAEYLEMTEQLDENNLLPEAERFFHKFVLHSWKDCIVALQSSEGSLPHAESFPIVTKCINALSRMVCTDLSLFGWPMMMYGSLQSPGGSILWNGINTGAKIRSSQSDWWFEDISCLGVPMFRRLMEAMYERGVRPVIVAGALMYYTGRYLRGLDRWMKKQGSRDLAFLTVTPAVVDHKVLLENIVSLLPQKKGKAYCRFLLGLLRFAIILNLCQQSKETLERTIGMQLELATLDGLLIPNFSKSDNLYDTDCVERIIHHFLHSQESGIATFSPSSSVSASPLSSSLNRVIKLIDSYITEVAPDVHLGTEKMLSLLVALPKSCRSQNDGLYRALDVYLKAHPWLVETEKMQLCSVIDYGKLSVDTCAHASQNERLPHRIILQVLYFEQLQLRLSLSHYLDALDIDSTAAANNVVGHILQRDGWISLIHENQALKVDMESLMSRVRNLEQEFVIIKQKIGRVNRHQ, from the exons ATGTCTTGCACCGACGACAGAGCTTGCCGTTTCTATCGTCGAGGAAGTGATTG GTTCTCTAAAACTGGTATCCCAAGTGATATAGTTATTGAAGTTGAGGGACAAATGTTCCATCTCCACAAG TTTCCTTTGTTGTCAAAATGTGGAAAGATTGCACATATATCAGAAGTATCACAAAATGTCAAAGAAGGTACACATCATATTTTATCAGGATGTCCTGGAGGAGCTGATGCATTTCTATTGGTGGCAAAGTTTTGCTATGGCTTCAAGGTGGAATTGTCACCAAAAAACATCATAATGGTGCATAGTATAGCTGAATATCTTGAGATGACAGAGCAACTTGATGAGAATAACCTACTTCCTGAAGCAGAAAGATTCTTTCATAAATTTGTTCTTCACAGCTGGAAAGACTGCATTGTGGCTCTGCAAAGCTCTGAGGGTTCGCTTCCAcatgctgagtccttccctattgttACCAAGTGCATTAATGCTCTTTCCAGGATGGTTTGTACTGATCTTAGTTTGTTTGGGTGGCCTATGATGATGTATGGAAGCTTGCAAAGCCCTGGTGGTAGTATTTTATGGAATGGAATAAATACAGGTGCTAAAATTAGAAGTTCACAATCTGATTGGTGGTTTGAAGATATCTCATGCCTGGGAGTGCCAATGTTCAGGAGACTAATGGAAGCAATGTATGAGAGAGGTGTACGACCAGTAATTGTAGCTGGTGCTTTAATGTATTATACCGGAAGGTATTTACGTGGTCTTGATCGGTGGATGAAAAAGCAAGGATCCAGAGATCTTGCATTTCTTACTGTGACACCAGCTGTAGTTGATCACAAAGTGTTACTGGAAAACATTGTTAGTCTGCTTCCCCAAAAGAAGGGAAAGGCTTATTGCCGCTTCTTGTTAGGACTTCTAAGGTTTGCTATTATACTGAATCTTTGCCAGCAATCTAAGGAGACTCTAGAGAGAACTATAGGCATGCAACTTGAACTGGCAACACTTGATGGTCTTTTAATTCCAAACTTCTCAAAATCTGACAATCTATATGACACCGATTGTGTTGAACGGATTATTCACCATTTCTTGCATTCACAGGAGTCAGGTATTGCAACATTTTCACCTTCCTCATCTGTTTCTGCATCTCCATTGTCTAGTTCTTTAAACAGAGTCATAAAGTTAATAGACAGTTACATCACTGAGGTTGCTCCTGATGTCCATTTGGGAACTGAAAAGATGCTTAGTCTTCTAGTAGCTCTTCCAAAATCTTGTAGAAGCCAGAACGACGGACTGTATAGGGCATTGGATGTGTATTTAAAG GCACACCCTTGGCTTGTGGAGACTGAGAAAATGCAACTTTGCAGCGTTATAGATTATGGAAAACTCTCTGTTGATACATGTGCACATGCATCACAGAATGAACGCTTGCCCCATAGAATCATTCTCCAGGTTCTATATTTCGAACAGTTGCAGCTGAGATTGTCCCTTTCTCATTACCTTGATGCTTTAGACATCGACAGCACGGCTGCTGCAAATAATGTGGTTGGACATATCCTACAGAGAGATGGATGGATTTCACTAATTCATGAAAACCAGGCCCTCAAAGTTGACATGGAAAGCCTTATGTCAAGAGTTAGAAATTTGGAACAGGAATTTGTTATCATAAAACAAAAAATTGGTAGGGTGAATAGACACCAATGA
- the LOC135583604 gene encoding BTB/POZ domain-containing protein At3g44820-like isoform X3, with translation MSCTDDRACRFYRRGSDWFSKTGIPSDIVIEVEGQMFHLHKFPLLSKCGKIAHISEVSQNVKEGTHHILSGCPGGADAFLLVAKFCYGFKVELSPKNIIMVHSIAEYLEMTEQLDENNLLPEAERFFHKFVLHSWKDCIVALQSSEGSLPHAESFPIVTKCINALSRMVCTDLSLFGWPMMMYGSLQSPGGSILWNGINTGAKIRSSQSDWWFEDISCLGVPMFRRLMEAMYERGVRPVIVAGALMYYTGRYLRGLDRWMKKQGSRDLAFLTVTPAVVDHKVLLENIVSLLPQKKGKAYCRFLLGLLRFAIILNLCQQSKETLERTIGMQLELATLDGLLIPNFSKSDNLYDTDCVERIIHHFLHSQESGTPLACGD, from the exons ATGTCTTGCACCGACGACAGAGCTTGCCGTTTCTATCGTCGAGGAAGTGATTG GTTCTCTAAAACTGGTATCCCAAGTGATATAGTTATTGAAGTTGAGGGACAAATGTTCCATCTCCACAAG TTTCCTTTGTTGTCAAAATGTGGAAAGATTGCACATATATCAGAAGTATCACAAAATGTCAAAGAAGGTACACATCATATTTTATCAGGATGTCCTGGAGGAGCTGATGCATTTCTATTGGTGGCAAAGTTTTGCTATGGCTTCAAGGTGGAATTGTCACCAAAAAACATCATAATGGTGCATAGTATAGCTGAATATCTTGAGATGACAGAGCAACTTGATGAGAATAACCTACTTCCTGAAGCAGAAAGATTCTTTCATAAATTTGTTCTTCACAGCTGGAAAGACTGCATTGTGGCTCTGCAAAGCTCTGAGGGTTCGCTTCCAcatgctgagtccttccctattgttACCAAGTGCATTAATGCTCTTTCCAGGATGGTTTGTACTGATCTTAGTTTGTTTGGGTGGCCTATGATGATGTATGGAAGCTTGCAAAGCCCTGGTGGTAGTATTTTATGGAATGGAATAAATACAGGTGCTAAAATTAGAAGTTCACAATCTGATTGGTGGTTTGAAGATATCTCATGCCTGGGAGTGCCAATGTTCAGGAGACTAATGGAAGCAATGTATGAGAGAGGTGTACGACCAGTAATTGTAGCTGGTGCTTTAATGTATTATACCGGAAGGTATTTACGTGGTCTTGATCGGTGGATGAAAAAGCAAGGATCCAGAGATCTTGCATTTCTTACTGTGACACCAGCTGTAGTTGATCACAAAGTGTTACTGGAAAACATTGTTAGTCTGCTTCCCCAAAAGAAGGGAAAGGCTTATTGCCGCTTCTTGTTAGGACTTCTAAGGTTTGCTATTATACTGAATCTTTGCCAGCAATCTAAGGAGACTCTAGAGAGAACTATAGGCATGCAACTTGAACTGGCAACACTTGATGGTCTTTTAATTCCAAACTTCTCAAAATCTGACAATCTATATGACACCGATTGTGTTGAACGGATTATTCACCATTTCTTGCATTCACAGGAGTCAG GCACACCCTTGGCTTGTGGAGACTGA